Proteins encoded by one window of Arabidopsis thaliana chromosome 2, partial sequence:
- a CDS encoding SPX (SYG1/Pho81/XPR1) domain-containing protein / zinc finger (C3HC4-type RING finger) protein-like protein (SPX (SYG1/Pho81/XPR1) domain-containing protein / zinc finger (C3HC4-type RING finger) protein-related; FUNCTIONS IN: zinc ion binding; EXPRESSED IN: male gametophyte, flower, pollen tube; EXPRESSED DURING: M germinated pollen stage, 4 anthesis; CONTAINS InterPro DOMAIN/s: Zinc finger, RING-type, conserved site (InterPro:IPR017907), Zinc finger, RING-type (InterPro:IPR001841), SPX, N-terminal (InterPro:IPR004331); BEST Arabidopsis thaliana protein match is: SPX (SYG1/Pho81/XPR1) domain-containing protein (TAIR:AT1G02860.2); Has 30201 Blast hits to 17322 proteins in 780 species: Archae - 12; Bacteria - 1396; Metazoa - 17338; Fungi - 3422; Plants - 5037; Viruses - 0; Other Eukaryotes - 2996 (source: NCBI BLink).) translates to MKFGETFTEYLHGEEEWFLEKCRFVEYKKLKKVLKKCKTCNSTKSDDGQIIPSATSSSLSDSCECKACPWCDQMFFEELMKEATDIAGFFRSRVRHLLHLHVATGMQRYMIRLRRCFTDEKQALVQEGQILIQYITMNAIAIRKILKKYDKVHSSENGKNFKLKMRAERIELLHSPWLIELGAFYLNSGLDNVGNFKNSFGRVACENLNEDQPVLKLMLPNSIELEYDLTCAICLETVFNPYALKCGHIFCNSCACSAASVLIFQGIKAAPRHSKCPICREAGVYAEAVHMIELHLLLKTRKEYWKERMMNERSEMVKQSKMFWNEQTKHMIGY, encoded by the exons ATGAAGTTTGGTGAGACGTTCACGGAATATCTACATGGAGAAGAGGAATGGTTCCTGGAGAAGTGTCGCTTCGTTGAATATAAGAAACTTAAGAAAGTGTTGAAGAAGTGCAAGACATGTAACTCTACAAAATCTGATGATGGACAAATCATCCCATCTGctacttcttcatctttgtctGATTCATGCGAATGCAAAGCTTGCCCTT GGTGTGATCAGATGTTCTTCGAGGAGCTGATGAAAGAAGCTACTGACATAGCGGGATTTTTCAGGTCAAGAGTGAGgcatcttctccatcttcatgTAGCCACTGGGATGCAGAGATACATGATTCGCCTACGCAGATGCTTCACTGACGAAAAACAAGCTTTAGTCCAAGAGGGCCAAATCTTGATTCAATACATCACCATGAATGCAATTGCTATCCGTAAAATCCTCAAGAAATATGACAAG GTGCATAGCTCAGAGAATGGGAAGAATTTCAAGTTGAAAATGCGAGCGGAGCGCATAGAGCTCTTGCACTCACCATGGCTCATAGAACTTGGAGCCTTTTATCTCAACTCTGGGCTAGATAATGTTGGAAACTTCAAGAATTCGTTTGGCCGTGTCGCTTGTGAAAATCTCAACGAAGATCAACCAGTGCTAAAACTCATGCTGCCTAACTCAATAGAGCTGGAGTATGATCTAACTTGTGCAATCTGCCTC GAAACGGTATTCAATCCCTATGCTTTAAAGTGCGGTCACATATTTTGTAACTCGTGTGCATGCTCGGCTGCTTCTGTATTGATTTTCCAAGGCATTAAAGCAGCGCCCCGACATTCAAAATGTCCCATCTGCAGAGAG GCTGGAGTTTACGCGGAAGCAGTTCACATGATCGAGCTGCATCTTCTTTTAAAGACACG CAAAGAATATTGGAAGGAGAGGATGATGAATGAACGGTCTGAGATGGTGAAGCAGTCGAAGATGTTTTGGAATGAACAGACGAAGCATATGATCGGTTATTAA
- a CDS encoding SPX (SYG1/Pho81/XPR1) domain-containing protein / zinc finger (C3HC4-type RING finger) protein-like protein (SPX (SYG1/Pho81/XPR1) domain-containing protein / zinc finger (C3HC4-type RING finger) protein-related; FUNCTIONS IN: zinc ion binding; EXPRESSED IN: male gametophyte, flower, pollen tube; EXPRESSED DURING: M germinated pollen stage, 4 anthesis; CONTAINS InterPro DOMAIN/s: Zinc finger, RING-type, conserved site (InterPro:IPR017907), Zinc finger, RING-type (InterPro:IPR001841), SPX, N-terminal (InterPro:IPR004331); BEST Arabidopsis thaliana protein match is: SPX (SYG1/Pho81/XPR1) domain-containing protein (TAIR:AT1G02860.2); Has 30201 Blast hits to 17322 proteins in 780 species: Archae - 12; Bacteria - 1396; Metazoa - 17338; Fungi - 3422; Plants - 5037; Viruses - 0; Other Eukaryotes - 2996 (source: NCBI BLink).), which translates to MKFGETFTEYLHGEEEWFLEKCRFVEYKKLKKVLKKCKTCNSTKSDDGQIIPSATSSSLSDSCECKACPWCDQMFFEELMKEATDIAGFFRSRVRHLLHLHVATGMQRYMIRLRRCFTDEKQALVQEGQILIQYITMNAIAIRKILKKYDKVHSSENGKNFKLKMRAERIELLHSPWLIELGAFYLNSGLDNVGNFKNSFGRVACENLNEDQPVLKLMLPNSIELEKRYSIPML; encoded by the exons ATGAAGTTTGGTGAGACGTTCACGGAATATCTACATGGAGAAGAGGAATGGTTCCTGGAGAAGTGTCGCTTCGTTGAATATAAGAAACTTAAGAAAGTGTTGAAGAAGTGCAAGACATGTAACTCTACAAAATCTGATGATGGACAAATCATCCCATCTGctacttcttcatctttgtctGATTCATGCGAATGCAAAGCTTGCCCTT GGTGTGATCAGATGTTCTTCGAGGAGCTGATGAAAGAAGCTACTGACATAGCGGGATTTTTCAGGTCAAGAGTGAGgcatcttctccatcttcatgTAGCCACTGGGATGCAGAGATACATGATTCGCCTACGCAGATGCTTCACTGACGAAAAACAAGCTTTAGTCCAAGAGGGCCAAATCTTGATTCAATACATCACCATGAATGCAATTGCTATCCGTAAAATCCTCAAGAAATATGACAAG GTGCATAGCTCAGAGAATGGGAAGAATTTCAAGTTGAAAATGCGAGCGGAGCGCATAGAGCTCTTGCACTCACCATGGCTCATAGAACTTGGAGCCTTTTATCTCAACTCTGGGCTAGATAATGTTGGAAACTTCAAGAATTCGTTTGGCCGTGTCGCTTGTGAAAATCTCAACGAAGATCAACCAGTGCTAAAACTCATGCTGCCTAACTCAATAGAGCTGGA GAAACGGTATTCAATCCCTATGCTTTAA
- a CDS encoding SPX (SYG1/Pho81/XPR1) domain-containing protein / zinc finger (C3HC4-type RING finger) protein-like protein (SPX (SYG1/Pho81/XPR1) domain-containing protein / zinc finger (C3HC4-type RING finger) protein-related; FUNCTIONS IN: zinc ion binding; EXPRESSED IN: male gametophyte, flower, pollen tube; EXPRESSED DURING: M germinated pollen stage, 4 anthesis; CONTAINS InterPro DOMAIN/s: Zinc finger, RING-type, conserved site (InterPro:IPR017907), Zinc finger, RING-type (InterPro:IPR001841), SPX, N-terminal (InterPro:IPR004331); BEST Arabidopsis thaliana protein match is: SPX (SYG1/Pho81/XPR1) domain-containing protein (TAIR:AT1G02860.1); Has 1650 Blast hits to 1628 proteins in 199 species: Archae - 0; Bacteria - 0; Metazoa - 1103; Fungi - 156; Plants - 232; Viruses - 1; Other Eukaryotes - 158 (source: NCBI BLink).), with the protein MKFGETFTEYLHGEEEWFLEKCRFVEYKKLKKVLKKCKTCNSTKSDDGQIIPSATSSSLSDSCECKACPWCDQMFFEELMKEATDIAGFFRSRVRHLLHLHVATGMQRYMIRLRRCFTDEKQALVQEGQILIQYITMNAIAIRKILKKYDKVHSSENGKNFKLKMRAERIELLHSPWLIELGAFYLNSGLDNVGNFKNSFGRVACENLNEDQPVLKLMLPNSIELEYDLTCAICLETVFNPYALKCGHIFCNSCACSAASVLIFQGIKAAPRHSKCPICREAGVYAEAVHMIELHLLLKTRSKEYWKERMMNERSEMVKQSKMFWNEQTKHMIGY; encoded by the exons ATGAAGTTTGGTGAGACGTTCACGGAATATCTACATGGAGAAGAGGAATGGTTCCTGGAGAAGTGTCGCTTCGTTGAATATAAGAAACTTAAGAAAGTGTTGAAGAAGTGCAAGACATGTAACTCTACAAAATCTGATGATGGACAAATCATCCCATCTGctacttcttcatctttgtctGATTCATGCGAATGCAAAGCTTGCCCTT GGTGTGATCAGATGTTCTTCGAGGAGCTGATGAAAGAAGCTACTGACATAGCGGGATTTTTCAGGTCAAGAGTGAGgcatcttctccatcttcatgTAGCCACTGGGATGCAGAGATACATGATTCGCCTACGCAGATGCTTCACTGACGAAAAACAAGCTTTAGTCCAAGAGGGCCAAATCTTGATTCAATACATCACCATGAATGCAATTGCTATCCGTAAAATCCTCAAGAAATATGACAAG GTGCATAGCTCAGAGAATGGGAAGAATTTCAAGTTGAAAATGCGAGCGGAGCGCATAGAGCTCTTGCACTCACCATGGCTCATAGAACTTGGAGCCTTTTATCTCAACTCTGGGCTAGATAATGTTGGAAACTTCAAGAATTCGTTTGGCCGTGTCGCTTGTGAAAATCTCAACGAAGATCAACCAGTGCTAAAACTCATGCTGCCTAACTCAATAGAGCTGGAGTATGATCTAACTTGTGCAATCTGCCTC GAAACGGTATTCAATCCCTATGCTTTAAAGTGCGGTCACATATTTTGTAACTCGTGTGCATGCTCGGCTGCTTCTGTATTGATTTTCCAAGGCATTAAAGCAGCGCCCCGACATTCAAAATGTCCCATCTGCAGAGAG GCTGGAGTTTACGCGGAAGCAGTTCACATGATCGAGCTGCATCTTCTTTTAAAGACACG aagCAAAGAATATTGGAAGGAGAGGATGATGAATGAACGGTCTGAGATGGTGAAGCAGTCGAAGATGTTTTGGAATGAACAGACGAAGCATATGATCGGTTATTAA
- a CDS encoding SPX (SYG1/Pho81/XPR1) domain-containing protein / zinc finger (C3HC4-type RING finger) protein-like protein, with translation MKFGETFTEYLHGEEEWFLEKCRFVEYKKLKKVLKKCKTCNSTKSDDGQIIPSATSSSLSDSCECKACPWCDQMFFEELMKEATDIAGFFRSRVRHLLHLHVATGMQRYMIRLRRCFTDEKQALVQEGQILIQYITMNAIAIRKILKKYDKVHSSENGKNFKLKMRAERIELLHSPWLIELGAFYLNSGLDNVGNFKNSFGRVACENLNEDQPVLKLMLPNSIELEYDLTCAICLVIKNLFAFFHK, from the exons ATGAAGTTTGGTGAGACGTTCACGGAATATCTACATGGAGAAGAGGAATGGTTCCTGGAGAAGTGTCGCTTCGTTGAATATAAGAAACTTAAGAAAGTGTTGAAGAAGTGCAAGACATGTAACTCTACAAAATCTGATGATGGACAAATCATCCCATCTGctacttcttcatctttgtctGATTCATGCGAATGCAAAGCTTGCCCTT GGTGTGATCAGATGTTCTTCGAGGAGCTGATGAAAGAAGCTACTGACATAGCGGGATTTTTCAGGTCAAGAGTGAGgcatcttctccatcttcatgTAGCCACTGGGATGCAGAGATACATGATTCGCCTACGCAGATGCTTCACTGACGAAAAACAAGCTTTAGTCCAAGAGGGCCAAATCTTGATTCAATACATCACCATGAATGCAATTGCTATCCGTAAAATCCTCAAGAAATATGACAAG GTGCATAGCTCAGAGAATGGGAAGAATTTCAAGTTGAAAATGCGAGCGGAGCGCATAGAGCTCTTGCACTCACCATGGCTCATAGAACTTGGAGCCTTTTATCTCAACTCTGGGCTAGATAATGTTGGAAACTTCAAGAATTCGTTTGGCCGTGTCGCTTGTGAAAATCTCAACGAAGATCAACCAGTGCTAAAACTCATGCTGCCTAACTCAATAGAGCTGGAGTATGATCTAACTTGTGCAATCTGCCTCGTAATAAAAAATCTCTTTGCattttttcacaaataa